A genome region from Astyanax mexicanus isolate ESR-SI-001 chromosome 19, AstMex3_surface, whole genome shotgun sequence includes the following:
- the LOC103035820 gene encoding myeloid-associated differentiation marker homolog, with translation MVTLDTRSVTVPVGIVRILEVVLSCVCFSLVASVEHLNSSHWAWCMFTWCFCCFMTLFILILEFTSLNVKMPISWDDFTTAFAMLATLMMFAASVIYPTFNVCASCSRQIAATAMSCFCFIVYAVEVGLTRAKPGEISGFLSTVPGLMKVLEAFVACIIFISLDAGRYSRFPGLQWCVAVYSLCFIFALLIIILTICRLLSLCPFPFDKVLTAYNMLAVIMYMTAVVIWPLYSFQGNQRPAICNHCSWDNLVVVSFMTCVNLIVYIVDTCYSVRLVFFITPA, from the coding sequence ATGGTTACGTTGGACACCCGTTCCGTGACTGTGCCAGTTGGCATTGTAAGGATATTGGAGGTTGTGCTCTCCTGCGTGTGTTTCAGCCTTGTGGCCTCTGTGGAACACTTGAACTCCTCCCACTGGGCCTGGTGCATGTTCACCTGGTGCTTCTGCTGCTTCATGACCCTTTTCATCCTCATTTTGGAATTCACCAGCCTCAACGTTAAAATGCCAATTTCCTGGGATGACTTTACTACTGCTTTTGCCATGCTGGCTACACTCATGATGTTTGCTGCCTCAGTCATCTACCCCACCTTCAATGTTTGCGCTAGTTGTTCTCGGCAAATTGCTGCTACGGCCATGTCCtgcttttgttttattgtgtatGCTGTGGAGGTAGGACTAACCCGGGCAAAGCCTGGTGAGATCAGTGGCTTCCTGTCCACAGTTCCAGGCTTGATGAAGGTCCTGGAAGCCTTTGTTGCCTGCATAATCTTCATCTCTTTGGATGCAGGCAGATACAGCCGCTTCCCCGGATTGCAATGGTGTGTGGCAGTTTACTCACTCTGCTTCATCTTTGCTCTCCTTATCATCATCCTCACCATCTGCAGACTGCTGTCTCTGTGCCCTTTTCCGTTTGACAAGGTGCTTACTGCTTACAATATGCTGGCTGTTATTATGTACATGACAGCAGTAGTCATATGGCCACTTTACAGTTTCCAAGGAAATCAAAGACCAGCAATCTGCAACCATTGTTCCTGGGACAACCTAGTTGTAGTGTCCTTTATGACTTGCGTCAACCTCATTGTCTATATTGTGGACACATGTTACTCGGTGCGCTTAGTATTCTTTATTACACCTGCTTAA